One Spiribacter halobius DNA segment encodes these proteins:
- a CDS encoding ABC transporter ATP-binding protein, which produces MQAITAGLVLSEVDCQSVSGATLTVAPGEVVGLSGASGAGKTRLLRAVADLDAHGGNIRLDGCDQQSAPAHAWRRRVTLLPAEAAWWYPRVGDHFPEAPAATDLQALNLPPDLPQWPVTRLSSGERQRAALLRALAHGPDALLLDEPTANLDAATTLRVEAWLLRRIRADALPTLWVAHDLAQIARVASRHLRVRDGRLEVVA; this is translated from the coding sequence ATGCAAGCAATTACTGCCGGTCTTGTGCTGAGCGAGGTGGACTGCCAGAGCGTCTCGGGAGCGACGCTGACGGTCGCGCCCGGCGAGGTGGTCGGTCTGTCCGGCGCCTCCGGCGCGGGCAAGACCCGGCTCCTCCGCGCGGTGGCGGATCTCGACGCCCACGGCGGCAACATCCGGCTTGACGGTTGCGACCAGCAAAGCGCGCCCGCCCATGCATGGCGCCGACGGGTGACGCTGCTGCCCGCGGAAGCGGCGTGGTGGTACCCGCGCGTGGGCGACCATTTCCCCGAGGCACCCGCTGCCACGGACCTGCAGGCACTGAACCTGCCGCCGGACCTGCCGCAGTGGCCGGTCACCCGTCTGTCGTCCGGCGAGCGCCAGCGGGCCGCGCTCCTGCGCGCACTGGCCCACGGACCCGATGCCCTGCTTCTGGACGAGCCCACGGCCAACCTGGATGCAGCGACCACACTGCGCGTTGAGGCGTGGCTGCTTCGGCGCATCCGGGCGGATGCCCTGCCGACCTTGTGGGTGGCCCACGACCTGGCCCAGATTGCCCGCGTCGCGAGCCGGCACCTGCGTGTCCGTGATGGCCGGCTGGAAGTGGTGGCATGA
- a CDS encoding MgtC/SapB family protein, translating into MAVEHGSNLTLFGGLAVALAVGLLIGLERGWRLRDAAEGERVAGLRTYGLFGLFGGLAAVLAERLGPAVLAVALAVVALVVVTAHWISSRETAEYGITSLVASLVTFALGALAVAGAPAAAAAGAVVTALMLSLKPELHGWVARLDRRELIAALQLLLISVVILPLLPDAGLGPWGAINPYRLWWLVVLIASISFVGHFAVRIAGAGRGILLTGLFGGMASSTALTVALARERARLGGNTTLLALGIMLGASTAVPRMLLLVAITAPALLPQAGLVLAAPFAAGVVVALAQSWRVRSQRLAGPVQPGRPFQLALVLRFALLLGAVGIAGEAAWRWLGSGGVLAVAALAGLAELNAITLTLGRLAEAALEPALAARALLAALAANTLLKLALVRLAGGPELLRALLPFALAVLLAALAVALYAA; encoded by the coding sequence ATGGCGGTGGAGCACGGCAGCAACCTCACGCTCTTCGGCGGCCTTGCCGTGGCCCTGGCGGTGGGTCTGCTGATCGGGCTCGAGCGCGGCTGGCGGCTGCGCGACGCCGCCGAAGGCGAGCGTGTGGCGGGGCTGCGCACCTACGGGCTGTTCGGGCTATTCGGCGGCCTTGCCGCCGTGCTCGCCGAGCGGCTCGGCCCGGCTGTGCTGGCGGTGGCCCTGGCAGTGGTCGCGCTGGTGGTGGTGACCGCGCACTGGATCAGCAGCCGCGAGACCGCCGAGTACGGTATCACCAGCCTGGTGGCGTCACTGGTGACCTTCGCCCTCGGCGCGCTGGCAGTGGCGGGGGCGCCGGCCGCGGCGGCGGCCGGCGCGGTGGTCACCGCCCTCATGCTGAGCCTCAAGCCGGAGCTGCATGGCTGGGTGGCCCGGCTCGACCGCCGGGAGCTCATTGCCGCGCTGCAGCTGCTGCTCATCTCGGTAGTCATTCTGCCGCTGCTGCCGGACGCGGGGCTCGGGCCCTGGGGGGCAATCAACCCTTATCGGCTGTGGTGGCTGGTGGTGCTGATTGCCAGCATCTCCTTTGTCGGCCACTTCGCCGTGCGCATCGCCGGCGCCGGCCGCGGCATCCTGCTGACGGGCCTGTTCGGCGGCATGGCCTCCTCCACCGCGCTCACCGTCGCGCTCGCCCGGGAGCGGGCACGACTCGGCGGCAACACCACGCTTCTGGCCCTGGGCATCATGCTCGGCGCCAGCACCGCCGTGCCCCGGATGCTGCTGCTGGTCGCGATTACCGCACCGGCGCTGCTGCCGCAGGCCGGGCTGGTGCTGGCCGCACCCTTCGCCGCCGGGGTGGTGGTCGCGCTGGCCCAGAGCTGGCGAGTGCGAAGCCAGCGCCTGGCCGGCCCGGTACAGCCGGGGCGGCCCTTTCAGCTGGCGCTGGTGCTGCGCTTCGCGCTGCTGCTCGGGGCGGTCGGCATCGCCGGTGAGGCCGCCTGGCGCTGGCTCGGCAGCGGCGGCGTGCTCGCCGTCGCCGCGCTGGCCGGTCTGGCGGAATTGAACGCCATCACACTGACCCTCGGGCGGCTGGCCGAGGCCGCGCTGGAGCCGGCGCTCGCCGCGCGGGCGCTGCTCGCGGCACTGGCGGCGAACACCCTGCTCAAGCTCGCGCTGGTGCGGCTGGCCGGCGGCCCTGAGCTGCTGCGGGCGCTACTTCCGTTTGCCCTCGCGGTGCTGCTTGCGGCGCTGGCGGTGGCGCTGTACGCCGCCTAG
- a CDS encoding AEC family transporter — protein MLQVLDIVVPVFAIVLVGFAYAQLRPADMDTANRLNVSLFSPALIFHALSEQVGDIGGLGSLALGAAVIVLGSGVLAWLPARLLGWQWRTVVPPAMFKNVGNMGLPLMVFAYGEGALSAAVTLFVTSTLIHFTLGAWLLSRGLNLLGLLRNPIVLATIAGIAAQALDWRAPEMLRPGIAMLADVAIPLMLVSLGVRLTDLDLNHWRIGLLGGLLAPLTGLAIAVPWILAAGLSGQQAGLLLLLAALPPAVLNYILAESFRQQPAEVAAIVAFGNLAALAVIPAVLAMLL, from the coding sequence ATGCTCCAGGTTCTCGACATCGTCGTACCCGTGTTCGCCATCGTGCTGGTGGGCTTTGCCTACGCCCAGCTGCGCCCGGCGGACATGGACACCGCAAACCGCCTGAACGTCAGCCTGTTCTCTCCGGCGCTCATCTTTCACGCGCTCTCCGAGCAGGTGGGCGATATCGGCGGCTTGGGGAGCCTGGCGCTCGGCGCCGCCGTGATCGTGCTCGGCTCGGGCGTGCTGGCGTGGCTGCCCGCCCGCCTGCTTGGCTGGCAATGGCGCACCGTGGTGCCGCCGGCGATGTTCAAGAACGTCGGCAACATGGGGCTGCCGCTGATGGTCTTCGCCTATGGCGAGGGCGCACTATCGGCGGCGGTTACGCTGTTCGTGACCTCGACGCTGATCCACTTCACGCTGGGGGCCTGGCTACTGTCCCGCGGCCTGAACCTCCTTGGCCTGCTGCGCAACCCCATCGTGCTCGCAACCATTGCTGGCATCGCGGCCCAGGCGCTGGACTGGCGCGCCCCGGAGATGCTTCGCCCCGGCATCGCCATGCTCGCTGACGTCGCCATCCCGCTGATGCTCGTCTCCCTCGGCGTGCGCCTGACCGATCTCGACCTGAACCACTGGCGCATCGGGCTACTGGGCGGCCTGCTGGCACCGCTGACCGGGCTCGCCATCGCCGTGCCCTGGATCCTCGCCGCCGGTCTGTCCGGCCAGCAGGCCGGACTGCTGCTCCTGCTCGCCGCCCTGCCACCCGCGGTGCTGAACTACATCCTTGCCGAAAGTTTCCGCCAGCAGCCTGCCGAGGTGGCCGCCATCGTCGCCTTCGGCAATCTGGCCGCCTTGGCGGTGATCCCCGCGGTCCTCGCCATGCTGCTCTAG
- a CDS encoding STAS domain-containing protein — translation MADSIAHISAYRESNGCMRIRVRGRLALQNHRDFRAVYDGISDVRHYIVDLSETEYVDSAGLGMLVLLHEYAQARNATVELADANERTARILRIAGFDKIFMMTNC, via the coding sequence ATGGCTGACTCAATTGCTCACATTTCAGCATACCGGGAGTCAAATGGATGTATGCGCATAAGAGTCCGTGGGCGGCTTGCCTTACAGAATCACCGAGACTTCCGGGCTGTGTATGATGGCATCAGCGACGTCAGGCACTACATCGTCGACCTCTCGGAGACGGAATATGTCGACAGTGCGGGATTGGGAATGCTTGTTTTATTGCACGAGTATGCACAAGCGCGGAACGCGACAGTCGAGTTGGCTGACGCCAACGAACGCACGGCACGCATTCTCCGAATCGCCGGGTTTGACAAGATTTTCATGATGACTAATTGCTGA